One part of the Thalassospira sp. ER-Se-21-Dark genome encodes these proteins:
- a CDS encoding helix-turn-helix transcriptional regulator gives MGIIVRLDVMLATRKMKSKDLAARIGISEQNLSLLKSGKVRGVRFETLSAICKELDCQPGDLLEYETDS, from the coding sequence ATGGGCATTATCGTTCGGCTGGACGTCATGCTGGCCACCCGCAAGATGAAGTCAAAGGACCTCGCCGCCCGGATCGGGATTAGCGAACAGAACCTGTCGCTTCTGAAGTCCGGCAAAGTGCGCGGTGTGCGATTTGAAACGCTATCGGCCATTTGCAAGGAGCTCGATTGCCAACCCGGTGATCTTTTGGAATATGAAACCGACAGCTAG
- a CDS encoding MAPEG family protein: MTYELTILVLNALLCLAFPWAYNYAYAKQPGVGGKRLMGNRDSLPERTGMAARGARAHQNHLENIIPFAIIVLTAHVIGMSNSVTVACAAIFLAARITHAGFYLAGITRVPGINGVRSIAYFVSLFSMLVYASQLFLA; this comes from the coding sequence GTGACTTACGAATTAACCATTCTGGTTCTCAATGCGCTTCTGTGCCTGGCTTTCCCATGGGCCTATAATTATGCCTATGCCAAGCAGCCCGGTGTCGGAGGCAAGCGCCTGATGGGCAACCGTGATTCCCTGCCCGAACGCACCGGGATGGCCGCACGCGGGGCACGTGCCCACCAGAACCATCTGGAAAACATTATTCCCTTTGCGATTATCGTTCTCACTGCACATGTCATCGGTATGTCCAATAGTGTTACCGTTGCGTGTGCTGCCATATTCCTTGCGGCGCGCATTACGCATGCAGGTTTCTATCTTGCCGGTATCACGCGCGTTCCGGGGATCAATGGCGTGCGCTCGATTGCTTATTTCGTCAGCCTGTTTTCGATGCTGGTTTACGCGTCCCAACTGTTTTTGGCCTAG